The Castanea sativa cultivar Marrone di Chiusa Pesio chromosome 11, ASM4071231v1 genome contains a region encoding:
- the LOC142617966 gene encoding uncharacterized protein LOC142617966 has translation MAKYIIAIPLLLILPLLLSQNLKPVRHAEAAGPGKRRVQVTNDLDDIVDNEEDEAWKEWGKKSTSSGDESDLRPSDLWKMSDAEIQAEMMNPHYGSSIGLVKLRFRSPPTEDMVADTAMKWTKVLKTGGIGARFMGIDLGTILFTIERGQDTTELREFLLDQPEAYEIRIGDQTFRRPGDPPFEEVIAKLQNEKNKVDNNNTNPTENGKELKEEL, from the exons ATGGCGAAATACATAATAGCCATTCCCCTCTTGCTCATTCTCCCCTTACTCCTTTCTCAAAACCTCAAACCGGTCCGCCACGCCGAGGCAGCGGGCCCGGGGAAGCGAAGGGTCCAAGTGACGAACGATCTTGACGACATTGTCGACAACGAGGAGGACGAGGCCTGGAAGGAGTGGGGCAAGAAATCCACGTCCTCTGGTGATGAGTCTGATCTCCGGCCTTCCGATTTGTGGAAGATGTCAGACGCTGAAATCCAGGCCGAGATGATGAATCCGCATTACGGGTCGTCAATTGGACTCGTTAAGCTCCGGTTCCGGTCTCCCCCGACTGAG GATATGGTAGCTGACACTGCTATGAAATGGACAAAAGTTCTGAAAACTGGAGGTATTGGGGCAAGATTTATGGGTATTGATCTGGGCACAATCTTGTTCACCATTGAAAGAGGCCAAGATACAACCGAG TTGAGGGAGTTTTTGCTGGACCAACCAGAGGCATATGAGATCAGGATTGGGGATCAAACTTTTCGAAGGCCTGGAGATCCTCCTTTTGAGGAAGTTATTGCGAAGCTccaaaatgagaaaaacaaggttgataataataatactaatccCACTGAGAATGGAAAGGAATTGAAAGAAGAGTTGTAG